One Thermococcus sp. M36 genomic window, CTGAACCTCAAGGAAGTGGTTTCCTGAGCCGAGGGAACCGAGCTGAGGTGCTCCGCGCTGCTTTGCCTTCTGGCTGACGGCATTTGGATCCGCACCTTCCATCCTTCCGCCTTCCTCGAGGTGCTCCAAGTCCTCCTTCCAGCCGTAGCCGTTGTCAACTGCCCACTTGGCACCGTCAGCGAGAACGTCGTCAAGCTGCGTCCAGTGGAGTCTCACCCTTCCCTTGCTTCCCAGTCCCGAGGGTACGTTCCTAAAGAGCGTGTCCACGAGCTCCTTGATGCGAGGTCTTACTTCCTTCTCGGTGAGGTTGGTCCTGATTAAGCGGACGCCGCAGTTGTGGACGACAACGCCGTTGGCTATGAAGTTGTGGGCCTCGTGATAGACTCCGATGTCGTAGAATTTGTCGTATGAAGGCCTGACCTTCTCGACCTTTGCAACCCTCTCCGCAACAAAGCCGCCCTCGTAGCCCCTCTCCTTCGCGAACTCCTCGAAGGTCGGGAAGTCCTTCGGAACCCTTGGTTCTCTGTAACCCTCGTAGATGCTCCTCTCAACGAAGCGCCTGTGTACAACGTCCTTGACGGCTTCGTAGGCCTTCTTTACGCTCCCGGTTCTCTCGTAGATTTCCCTTGCTTTTTCAATGGCCATTCTGCGCTCTTCTCTAACGCGCTCCTTGAGCTTGAGATAGGCGGCCGCGATGAGACCCTTGGCCTTCTTTTCGAGGTCGTACTCGTAATTTATCCTCTCCACGAAGGCCTTAACGCTCTCCTCGCCCACTATCGAGAGCCTGTAGGTCACGCCCTTCCTTGACTTGACCTCGTAAAGGGTTGTCTTTATGCCGAACTCCTCCAGTAGCTTTGCAACGTCGCCGAGGAACTCGGCAAGGTTTTCGGAGAGGCTTTCATCCTTCGACTGGGTGAGGTTTATTGGGAGCGGTGTGTTGCCCTTGAACTCGACTATGCTTCCGTCCGCCGCGAAGAGTCCGGCCAGGAAGTTCCTCTTGACCCAGAGGGGGGCTTCCATTATCCACCCGGGAACGCGGTAGGTTATCTCTGTCTTCTTGCCCCTCGGCATGCCGAGTTTCTCTAGGAGGAGTGCGAAGCTCCTTGATGTAACCCTTAGCTCCGCGGAGATGCTCCTACCCTCGTAGTGCCCGCTGGTTGTTTCGATGCTGTAGCCCCTCTCGCGGACGTAGAGGTTCGCACTTATTCCGAGCCTCTCAAGGTCCTTCTTGAGCTCCCTAAGGGTTTCTTCCTTCCCGTAGAAGGCCAGTGTAAGTCTGCCGGACATTTCGCCGAGGTGGCCGTCGCCGAAGGCAAAGCCCAGTATCCTAGCTATCGTTCCCACCCTGGGGTCATCCCAGCGGAGCGGGATCAGGTTTCTCTCGCGGAGGAAGTTCAGCACCTGGGGGTCCTCGTCCTTGAACGCATCCTCGTTGAGGACGATGCCCTTTCTTTCCTCGTATTCTACACCCTCGAAGGGGTAAACTATTACCAGCTCGCCTTCCTTTACGTCCCCCATGTAGACGTATCCCTGGGGCGTTAGAACCGGGTGGTCCTCGCTGCCCTCTATTACCCTACCGCTCTCCGTCGTTATCCTCACGGCGAGTTCGTTCCCCTCGACTTCCCTCTCGGCAACGAAGGCAACCCTTGAGGCGTCGTTGTGACCCTCGTCGAGGTTGTAGACCTTCACACCCTGGAGCTTGAACTTCTCGGGCAGCTCTTCAACTTTAATCCAGTATCCGTGCTCCGTCAGGACTTTTGAGCCTGGAGCAAGGCAATTGATGTCGTATCCAACTCCTCCGGGGCTTATAACGCCCTCCTTCACGTCAAACGCCGCCACTCCGCCAATCGGGAAGCCGTAGCCCTGGTGACCGTCGGGCATGACGATTGAGTACTTGTAGATGCCGGGGAGCATCGCAACGTTGGCAGCCTGCTCAAGGGTTCTGTCTCCCCTCATCTTCTCTATCAGCTGGTCGTCAGCGTAAACCCTGCCCGGAACGCGCATTCTCTTGTCGTACTTCGGTATCTCCCAGCGTATTTTATCTATCCTCTTCAGCGGCACCATCCTCCTACCTCCTGTTTAGATTACCCTAACGTTATTTTAAGCTTTCGTGGGGTCTTCGAGCTTCAGCCTCCTCTCCTTCGGCACGTAGTTTATGAGCCTGCCCTCCTTGGCCTTGGCCGAGCCGAGGTAGTAGGAGCGCCACTTGACTATCACCCATCCGTGAAGGTCTTTATCATCAATCTCCACGCTCTCGCCGGCCAGATACCGCTTAGCCCTCCCGTCGTCCAGCTCAACGACGTTCTTTGTGGCTTTCGGCCCAACGAGGAAGGAACCTTCGATGCTCAGCCTTATCCCGTCGCTCTCCACCCTGCCGAAGTACACCCCGTTTCTGTCGGGGCCCCTGATTTCAAGGGAGCAGGGCTTCCAGGCGTAGACCTTGTGATACCTCCCGCGTATCTCATAGACAAGCTCCGGCGCATAGCCGTAGTTCTCAATGAGGAGCCTTTTGACGAGTTCGGCGTCATTTGTCTGCCCTATCTCCGCCCTCGGATTGTCGTTCATGCCCCTCCCTCCGGCTTTACAATCTTTGCGATGAAAAACGCCTCGGTGTCGTTGTCGTTGGGATGAATCCTCAGGGCCTTTCTCAGCTCCTCCGAGTAGGTTCTCCCCTCCCACTCGAGGATCGGCTCGCTGGTCTTCACGGGCAGGTCTATGCGCTCGAGCCTCGCGTCGGTCTTCCGGAGCAGGTAGTCAACGACCTCCTCGTTTTCGAGCGGGTCTATCGTGCAGGTGGAATAGACGAGCGTCCCACCGGGCTTTAATGCCTCGTACGCCGCCCTGATGAGCCTCTTCTGGATGTTCATGTACTTAATGACGCCCCTGAGCCGCCACTCCTCCAGGAAACGCCACTTCTTCCGTATCATCCCCACGGAGGAGCACGGTGCGTCGAGGAGGATTCTGTTGAAGGTATTCGTGAAGCGGGCGAAGTAGGCCCCGTCCTTTGTAGTTACGCGGGTGTTTAAGACGCCCATCCTGTTGAGGTTCGCGATGAGGACGTTGGCCCTGCTGAGCTTGGGGTCATTGGCTATTATACAGCCCTCGTTCTCCATGTACTGGGCCATCTGGCCCGTCTTGGAGCCCGGAGCAGCGGCCATATCCAAAACCAGCTCTCCCGGCTTTGGATCCAGCACCACAGGAGGAATCATCGAGCTGGCTTCTTGGCCAAAGACCAAACCCAGGCCGTGCTCCGGAACCTTGGCAAGGTTGTCCACGTTGATGAAAAACCCCTCGCGGGCCCAGGGGATCTGCTCCAGCTCGAACTCCTCGCTCAGCCTTTCCACGACTACCTCAAGCGGTGCCTTGAGAGTGTTAACCCTTATGCTTTGCCTGAGCGGCCTTACTATGAACTCCCAGAACTCGTCCGTGTCTTCGAGCTTTGAATAGCGCTCGTAAAAAGCTGGGTTTACCTCCCTGATTCTGTCCCTCGCGCTCATGGAACCACCTCACAGGTCGGGAACCAGCTGGGCCATCCACCTGCCGTCCGGCAGCCTCTCGATCTTCATGTCGTGGTAGGTTATCGCCTTCACTTCCTCCTTCGGCTCGTGCCTCTCGTAGTCGATGGGCTCACCGCAGGCCTTCGCTTTAATCCT contains:
- a CDS encoding intein-containing RctB family protein, with the protein product MVPLKRIDKIRWEIPKYDKRMRVPGRVYADDQLIEKMRGDRTLEQAANVAMLPGIYKYSIVMPDGHQGYGFPIGGVAAFDVKEGVISPGGVGYDINCLAPGSKVLTEHGYWIKVEELPEKFKLQGVKVYNLDEGHNDASRVAFVAEREVEGNELAVRITTESGRVIEGSEDHPVLTPQGYVYMGDVKEGELVIVYPFEGVEYEERKGIVLNEDAFKDEDPQVLNFLRERNLIPLRWDDPRVGTIARILGFAFGDGHLGEMSGRLTLAFYGKEETLRELKKDLERLGISANLYVRERGYSIETTSGHYEGRSISAELRVTSRSFALLLEKLGMPRGKKTEITYRVPGWIMEAPLWVKRNFLAGLFAADGSIVEFKGNTPLPINLTQSKDESLSENLAEFLGDVAKLLEEFGIKTTLYEVKSRKGVTYRLSIVGEESVKAFVERINYEYDLEKKAKGLIAAAYLKLKERVREERRMAIEKAREIYERTGSVKKAYEAVKDVVHRRFVERSIYEGYREPRVPKDFPTFEEFAKERGYEGGFVAERVAKVEKVRPSYDKFYDIGVYHEAHNFIANGVVVHNCGVRLIRTNLTEKEVRPRIKELVDTLFRNVPSGLGSKGRVRLHWTQLDDVLADGAKWAVDNGYGWKEDLEHLEEGGRMEGADPNAVSQKAKQRGAPQLGSLGSGNHFLEVQVVDKVFDEKIAEAYGLFEGQVVVMIHTGSRGLGHQVASDYLRIMEKANRKYGVPWPDRELVSVPFQTEEGQRYFSAMKAAANFAWANRQMITHWVRESFEEVFKRKAEDMEMHIVYDVAHNIAKVEEHVVDGRKVKVVVHRKGATRAFPAGHPDVPKAYRDVGQPVLIPGSMGTASYVLAGAEGSMTETFGSTCHGAGRLLSRKAATRQYRGDRLKNELARQGIYIRAASLRVVAEEAPGAYKSVDNVVNVVHEAGIANLVARMRPMGVAKG
- a CDS encoding tRNA (cytosine(49)-C(5))-methyltransferase — protein: MSARDRIREVNPAFYERYSKLEDTDEFWEFIVRPLRQSIRVNTLKAPLEVVVERLSEEFELEQIPWAREGFFINVDNLAKVPEHGLGLVFGQEASSMIPPVVLDPKPGELVLDMAAAPGSKTGQMAQYMENEGCIIANDPKLSRANVLIANLNRMGVLNTRVTTKDGAYFARFTNTFNRILLDAPCSSVGMIRKKWRFLEEWRLRGVIKYMNIQKRLIRAAYEALKPGGTLVYSTCTIDPLENEEVVDYLLRKTDARLERIDLPVKTSEPILEWEGRTYSEELRKALRIHPNDNDTEAFFIAKIVKPEGGA